The window tgtctcagcaggttgggggaatgcctgaaggccttcccacactcggggcagctgaagggcctctcccccgtgtggacccgctggtgggtcagcagggtggaggaattgctgaaggccttcccgcagtcggggcagctgaagggcctctcccccgtgtggacacgtTGGTATCTCAGCAGGgcggaggagcaggtgaagcccttcccgcagtcggtgcagctgaagggcctctcccccgtgtggatccgctggtgggtcagcagaaaataggaatcgctgaaggccttcccgcactcggggcagctgaagggcctctcccctgtgtggacacgttggtgtctcagcaggttgcgggaatcgctgaaggccttcctgcactcggggcagctgaagggcctctcccccgtgtggatctgcTGGTGGTTCAGCAGAGAAGAggaattgttgaaggccttcccgcactcggggcagctgaagggcctctcccccgtgtggatccgctggtgggtcagcagagaagaggaatcgctgaaggccttcccgcactcggggcagctgaagggcctctcccccgtgtggatccgctggtgggtcagcaggttggaggaattgctgaaggccttcccgcagtcggtgcagctgaagggcctctcccccgtgtggacccgctggtgtctcagcaggttgggggaactgctgaaggccttcccgcacttggggcagctgaagggcctctcccccgtgtggatccgctggtgggtcagcaggttgaaggaattgttgaaggccttcccgcactcggggcagctgaagggcctctccccggtgtggaccctccggtgggtcagcaggttggaggcccGGGCAAATCTCTTCCCGCATTTGGGGCAGTTGAAGGGCCTCTCTCCCGTGTGGGagcgctggtgcctcagcaggttggagcatttgctgaaggccttcccacactcggggcaggagaacggcctctcccctgtgtggatgcGCTGATGAATCTCCGGGGCAGACGGGAAATGGAAGCTTTTTCCGCCATCAGCACACTTCCACTGTTTCTCCACGGGgcgggattcctcaggtttctccatggccgaagcttcagctgcgcgcacacacacgtttccagcccctccctgttgtcaattcctctttccaggctgtaGATGCTtctacacaccccacactcaatgcgctgcaacagtagggtctctcatccagtcccactgatgctgaaaacatactcaaacaggaaccaaaacgcTTTGCTGCTTCTCTCAGACTCAGTTGAAAATTGTTTCCTGTCCCGATGGATTGagcgactgtcagacattgacgtcaaagtgaggtctgcagacgctggagagtcagtgtcaaaatgtgtggtactgaaaaagcgcaggtaaggcagcatccgaggagcaggagagtcaatgtttcgggtgtaaggaCTTCATGCGTTGATTTTGAAGCTTCTATCTTCAAATCTTCAAGtacactgtttaaaaagagattacaaaagtcatcactgccaGGGCAGGGtaaaaattcagaacaagcaattctactttctgtggaatattctgGTCTTTTGTtactccacaaaattgaaagcaccatcccactctctgttctcactccaatataactaattcccctgaaggtgctgattcaggatcttac of the Chiloscyllium punctatum isolate Juve2018m chromosome 36, sChiPun1.3, whole genome shotgun sequence genome contains:
- the LOC140460851 gene encoding uncharacterized protein isoform X1, whose protein sequence is MEKPEESRPVEKQWKCADGGKSFHFPSAPEIHQRIHTGERPFSCPECGKAFSKCSNLLRHQRSHTGERPFNCPKCGKRFARASNLLTHRRVHTGERPFSCPECGKAFNNSFNLLTHQRIHTGERPFSCPKCGKAFSSSPNLLRHQRVHTGERPFSCTDCGKAFSNSSNLLTHQRIHTGERPFSCPECGKAFSDSSSLLTHQRIHTGERPFSCPECGKAFNNSSSLLNHQQIHTGERPFSCPECRKAFSDSRNLLRHQRVHTGERPFSCPECGKAFSDSYFLLTHQRIHTGERPFSCTDCGKGFTCSSALLRYQRVHTGERPFSCPDCGKAFSNSSTLLTHQRVHTGERPFSCPECGKAFRHSPNLLRHQRVHMGVRPFPCTWGRGPSAAPSVGRPSAIPPTR
- the LOC140460851 gene encoding uncharacterized protein isoform X2 → MEKPEESRPVEKQWKCADGGKSFHFPSAPEIHQRIHTGERPFSCPECGKAFSKCSNLLRHQRSHTGERPFNCPKCGKRFARASNLLTHRRVHTGERPFSCPECGKAFNNSFNLLTHQRIHTGERPFSCPKCGKAFSSSPNLLRHQRVHTGERPFSCTDCGKAFSNSSNLLTHQRIHTGERPFSCPECGKAFSDSSSLLTHQRIHTGERPFSCPECGKAFNNSSSLLNHQQIHTGERPFSCPECRKAFSDSRNLLRHQRVHTGERPFSCPECGKAFSDSYFLLTHQRIHTGERPFSCTDCGKGFTCSSALLRYQRVHTGERPFSCPDCGKAFSNSSTLLTHQRVHTGERPFSCPECGKAFRHSPNLLRHQRVHTGERPFPCTDCGKAFRHSSNLQTNQRVHTGERPFPCPECGKAFSNSSNLLRHQRVHTGERPFSCPECGKAFTRSSYLRSHQRVHHLRIHTGERPFSCSECGKGFNYCSDLLRHQRVHSGERPFSCPECGKAFSNYSNLQTHQRVHTGERPFSCPECGKAFTQVSTLLRHQRIHTGERPFTCSQCGKGFTRSFHLQKHQRVHVPSQGN